One window from the genome of Pelobates fuscus isolate aPelFus1 chromosome 13, aPelFus1.pri, whole genome shotgun sequence encodes:
- the LOC134582722 gene encoding olfactory receptor 5V1-like: MEYVNKTTVKEFILLAFSNFHQFQMLLFIIILLMYMICVTGNLVIIVLVKIGPDLHTPMYYFISVFAALEISFVSVTVPKLLAILILGSRTITFIGCFVQLFAFNALGVTECYLLAVMALDRDLAINNPLRYGAIMSRIFCFKLAFLPWIASFTIVLIPTILTADLDYCGPNEVNHFFCDLAPVQSLSCSNPFISNVVTSIAAIFASLMPFLLLIGFYIHIIIAISLIKGMDGKKKAFSTCSSHLMIASMFYGSVVSVYINPKGSQYDKFLSLIYTVIIPTLNPFIYTLRNKDVKIALTKLKPSQYFTNP, encoded by the coding sequence ATGGAATATGTCAACAAAACTACAGTGAAAGAATTTATTCTTCTGGCCTTTTCTAATTTCCATCAATTTCAGATGTTACTTTTCATCATAATCCTATTGATGTATATGATATGTGTAACCGGCAATCTTGTGATTATAGTATTGGTTAAAATTGGGCCGGATCTTCATACACCAATGTATTATTTCATCAGTGTCTTCGCAGCTCTAGAAATTTCTTTTGTGTCTGTCACAGTTCCTAAACTATTAGCTATCCTTATCTTAGGCAGTAGAACAATCACGTTCATTGGCTGCTTTGTCCAGTTATTTGCTTTCAACGCACTAGGGGTAACAGAATGTTATCTCCTTGCGGTCATGGCCTTAGATCGAGATTTGGCAATTAACAACCCATTAAGATATGGAGCTATTATGAGTCGTATATTTTGCTTCAAGCTTGCATTTCTTCCTTGGATTGCAAGTTTTACAATTGTCTTAATTCCTACAATTCTAACAGCTGATCTTGATTATTGTGGACCCAATGAGGTCAACCACTTTTTCTGTGACTTGGCTCCAGTACAGAGCCTCTCATGTTCCAATCCCTTCATCAGTAATGTGGTAACAAGCATTGCAGCAATTTTTGCAAGTCTTATGCCCTTCCTCCTCTTAATAGGATTCTATATCCATATCATCATCGCCATTTCATTGATTAAGGGTATggatgggaaaaagaaagcctTTTCTACCTGTTCCTCACATCTCATGATAGCCAGTATGTTTTATGGCTCAGTTGTTAGTGTATATATAAACCCCAAAGGTAGTCAGTATGACAAGTTTCTTTCCCTTATCTACACTGTCATCATTCCAACTCTGAACCCTTTTATCTACACATTGAGGAACAAAGATGTTAAAATAGCTCTTACGAAACTAAAGCCTTCTCAATATTTCACGAATCCTTAA